The Budorcas taxicolor isolate Tak-1 chromosome 2, Takin1.1, whole genome shotgun sequence nucleotide sequence TCCCAGTGATGAAGTTAATTCTAATTGTGTCCTTTCAGAAAATGCCTGAGTAAAAAGaacatggatttttaaataattatattattttacaaataaactcAAGAGTCTAAGCGACACAAAGTGTTTCAGACTTCTAAGGAAACACTTACATTcaaataatttccaaataaagtgCAAGATAAAAATCTATTAATTAATTATTCATATCATCTCTTGCAGGCATAAATATCTTATCTCAAAATTGAAACCAGCTTGGTAGACCTAAGTGACTTAGTTTATTTAGGACCTTAACAAGCAAAACATTGAAGAATTATTGATTGAAATATTAGAACACCATATAAAATAGTAGGTGCCATGGTTGTTGGCAGTTTCCTGAGTTTGTCCGCCTTGTCTGGACACCTCTCAGTCTGTCTGCTGACTGCATAGTCCCTCATGGAATCATGTCATAAGCCGCAGTCATTGTCATGTTCTTACATTACCACAGTTAATTTATTAAGACCTAAACCCTATGAAATGAACTAAATAATCTCTTGCCCTAACCCTTATGCTGCCAATGAGCAAGCAAACTCTCAAAGACAGAGATCTCAACTTTTATCTAGAGTCCCTTTCAAGTTTCTGACCAGAAGGTCAGCTGGAGACAATAGTTCTCTaagatctttcattttctttaaataaagaataaaagcagtcttgatttttaaaagtgggTAGTCTCAGGGTGAATTTTTCCCTGCATGAATCCTTTTGTGTTTGGTGGAATATATGTTTCTGCTGTAGGGTTAGAAGGACACATTTTGGtatcttttattttcacagtGGCAAACAGCTAAAAAGTCTCTGGAGCAAATACTCTTGGgttgaaaaataggaaaatgttaaaaacactgagaaaaataCTATACTTTAAAGACAGAAGTAATTTCATGCATGACAACTCTATGCCCGTGTCATGAATAAGAGACAAAAGATCAGTTTCTTTGGTtcttgtgaaaaaaagaaaaccaaacaagaTTATAGTAAACATTATAATGTGTATTTATAATGTAAAGAATACTGACTGGATGCCAGTGGCCTGATAGGAGCTGTGCACAAGTAATGAGGAGTGATGATCCATCTTTACTTCTATCTGTTTGTATAACTTTACAATTATagttgggaaaataaaatgaaaagagaatgaaaaatcttCAATGGAAATGGACTTGTTAACATCTTTCAGTGAAAATAGGAAGCTGTGGAGGAGAAAGGCAAACAGAAACAGTGCCTCTTGTTTTACTTAaagactctagtattcttgtctgggcaatcccatggacagaggagtctggcaggctacagtccatggggttgtaaaggaatcggacatgacttagtaaataAACAACAATGGTGTTGAAAGAGAATAGTAAACATAACCTTGAGTCAGGCACACTGCAGGCTGAAGCTTCTCACTGAAGTCCTTTAGGGGTGAAAGCTCTGAAAACAATCTCTACGCTCTCCTTATTAATTGGTTTTtgcatgctcaataaatgttatgcTGATAGGAtctgtttgaaaagtgaaaattgcaGTGAATTAAATGAGCCTTTTTAAAGTCACCACATAGTACCAAACCACTTGAGTCAATTAGTTGTCCGCTGAGGACGTGTCTAAAACAGTAGGCTAATCTAGCATTAGCTAGATATGACCTCAGTGTGATTTTTAAATCTTGACTCGCTAGCAGTCAGTGGCAGATCCTAGACTATACTGTGTGTCCTTTGGTGGACTTGGTGCCTTGATTAGCCCAGCACctgtctcttggccatctgtggTTGCCTGCTCCTTCTCTACACCTTGCTATTTTAGGACAGCTCTGAGAAGCATGGTGGCAAATACTGAATTTGCTATTCTGAGTGAGAACAGTCATTGGCagtcattatttcattatttttactgtTGGAAGGAAGTCTTTTTTCACTGTgagatatttttctaattttctttgagGAATATCCATGTGTGTTTAGGAAAcaggtccctgtgtgtgtgtgtgtgtgtgtgttttaacataTTCATATACCCAGTTATGATAAGCTAGACAGGATTTTTAAAAGTGTCTCATGAAATACCAGTCTCACTAgatatagttgttgttcagtcgctagttgttgttcagttgctaagttgtgtctgacacaccaggctcctccattagCTCCCCGAGTTTGCTCGCATTCATGACCATTGAACCAataatgctgtctaaccatctcatcctctgccaatccattctccttttgccttcaatctttcccagcaccagggtcttttccaatgagacagctcttaggatcaggtagccaaaggactggagcttcagctttagcaacagtccttccaaagaatatccagggttgatttcctttaggactgactggtttgattaccTTGCAACAGTCATCCATAACAAAAATTTCCATAGTAAAATGAGGTTGGGTTGCTGGATCCTAATATTCATTAGCATTTTAAAGGTTCAGATAAATTCTGAGGAAGCTTACTTGTGTTTAATGCAGTGTTTTCTGAGATAATTTGATGGGGTAGCCTGTTCCATTGTGTAAAACATATTAATAACCCACAGAACAATATGTCATAAAATATATGCTGGAAAATGGTTGTACAGAAATATAATCTGGAGAATATGTGGGTATTTTGAAATCTCTACACATATCAACTACCAATTGATTTTGCTACAGGGCATCAGTGGGAGAAGATTCCTTTGAGCAGCAGCAACCAAGAAATAAGCAGACAAAGGGAAAGTATTTCTGAACAACCTCtagaggagagagaagatgagGAGCTGGAGAACACAGCTCTTCAGGCAACCGAAATTGAATGGTTAGGATTTCAGAAACCTAGCCAGGTTGATGCCTCACATTCTAAGCAGGATGAAGAGCAAGAGATTTGGGATGAAGAAATTAAtaacgatgatgatgatgattgcAAAGATGATGAAGATGAAGTTCGCGTgatagaatttaagaaaaaaaatgaagaggataCTCAATTAAAAGAGGAGGGTGATGCAAGTGAGGACTCCCCACTGAGTAGCCCCAGTTCCCAACCTGTCACACCTGATGAGCAGCCGACCTTCGGGAAGAAGGGTGATTTCTCCAGAAATGCTTATTCAAGATACAATACAATATCCTATAGGAAAATCAGAAAGGGGAACACCAAGCAAAGAATCGATGAATTCGAGTCTATGATAAACTAACTGGAACTGAGACATTCTCATACCCACTAAAGCAAAAGCTAATTCGGTTTTCCTGATATATATCTTTGTTGCCTTATATGAGTTGTTGCCTTTAAAGAAGTGAAAGCTGAATCTCTGTTTCACTGTAGAGTAATGTGGAAATAACCCTAGTAAAAATTCAGTCTGGTAATCTCAAGTCAAAAAGCTTTAGGCTCGTTCTtggacatttgttttttaaaacttcactAATATAGCCTTCTGTGCTAAGCACTAAACAGCAAGCACCACCAGGAAATCCAACATTTATAAAAGTTTGCCTTTAAAAGTAGCaatgctgggaaatgtagtcatCAAATGAAAGAGTGCTATTTGAAATGAAATGTAGTTCTTTTTTGTGTCTTTCTTCCTGAACATTGAGGGGGATAGAAAGTCTGGTGTCAAATCTCTCTTTATTTAAGATGTGATTTTATAGACTCTGGCAATAAACTTTCCAGAATACTTTGCCTTTCTTATTACCTTCAGATTTTAAGTTGTTTCTTTTGGTATCTATGGAGTGAAATTCTGTTTAGGTCGCCTTCCTAGGTGTTACCATTCACTAAATTTTCTCACTAGAGGGGCTGAGCAATTGTCAGTCAGGAAAATTCTGTTTACTAAACGTTGGCTTTATGCTCTCAAGATGAATTAAACCCATTGTGAGATTGCTGGAAGGAGGGGTTGGAAGATTTGTGGGCAATTGACTAAAGAGTTATATCAGATAGTTTATTtctgaaactgaaaacaaaatcttGTCTAGCACAGTTAAAGTCATTAAACATGAAAATGACAGCTTTAgcacaattttaagaaaataccCCTCTCTATTACTACACTTTCTCTTATTAACAGAATCTcagaataattttctttccttagaaACCTGAGACAACTCTAGTCATAACTGTACTAGTTactatgaaaatggaaataattatcttagaatattttcaaagtaGAGTGTGAGTGTGTATTTTTAGTGAGAAAGCTCTGATGGTTGGTGGGAATATATAATTTACTGGACCTCAGCCCAAATCAAGATGCTTAAAACTGTGCTTGTGAAGCTTCACTCAAACCAATGTGTCAAATAATGTATTGAATATTTATGAAAAGGGAgaatctatatttatatttttagatccataatttttcatttcatgctTCTATATATATTAGCCTCAACTTTCTGTCACCACAGATAAAGACATTTTTTTGGCCCTGGGAATAAAAAGACAATTCCTTATTGTCTGAATGTAATACAGTCTCCCTTGTACTATTCAATCCTTTGTTTGCTTATTCTCACTTTGTGAAAAACCCTGGGTTAGTCCTTCTCAGATTATTGCTTATTTATGTGTAACAAATCCCACACATTCTAAAGGCACTTTCTTTAATTCTCTATTGTCATATAATATGTTTCCATAGTATCATACACTATTATTTAGTGTTTGTGAGACTCaatcttgaatttttctttttgttttttccaagcAGATACTTGATAACCTGACCATATCAAAGTCTGTCATGCTTAGTCTATAGAATCTATACATTTTATTCTCAACAATGGAAGTGTTCAGAATAAAGTCAGGAAAATTAGGTCTTTATTGATAAATTTAAGTAGAAGATTGATGCACTAGGACAGTTACCTGTTTATTTAGTGCATTTAAATCTTTTTACCTGGACaacctattttcttttttggattacTGGTGGCCCCTATAATTTTCTACTTCGCTTCAAAGCACAGTATTGTATTATCCACCACAGGACAGGACCAGTTGTTAACCTACAATCAACAGAGCCTgcattttgaattatttcagcAGAGGTGGCAACTTCCAGTGGAACTTGAGTGAGGTGTGTGGTCTGTGGTCATTCGATGTGGCCAATCAACTATCTCTGATTGGGCTCCAAAATATAGTAACCCTGGCCCTTTTAGCTTTGTGATATCTTATCAGATGATTAACCAGCTATGAAAGATTTCAACAAGACTATTGCAGGGTATGTTCAATGAGTAAATGCTTAATGCTCACGGAGGAGGCAACGTAGTTGCAGAGCATTAAACTATCATTTGGCATCAGTGCTCATTGCCCCGTGCTGCCATGTTGCTGTATACCCCAGAATTAAGGAACCAGAAGCACATAACAGTGATAGGTGGCTCTGTGATTCTTTCTAACTTAGGAAAGACAAAGGTCTGGTTCCAATTGTAGTGGGTGGGTCTTTGACATTTGAAAAGCATATAGGACACATTAAGAATACAAATTGGGAGCGACATGTGAAGGCTTACTGCCTTTGGGATCCAAGGTTCAGGGATGGAAGAAGGACTCTGGTAGCTGTTAGGAGGGAGAACTGATTTATTATGAAAATGCTGATATTCCTTGCCTGACTTTTTATCTTCCTTAGATGCTGGGTGAACAGGAAGTAATAACAGCTCTATTTCTCTGTCAATATAAAACTTACCCTTCATATAATGCTACCTTTAAAGACACAGCATGTACATCAGACTCTATCGATCTACCTATTAACAGTTTAAACAAAGAACTTCTGTGTTTGCTTGTTCTCAATAAAAGTTTGTATCCTTGTTTTTTTGGTGTCTAGATTttactttctctagttgccttttaaaatttagaagGACCCTTGCACATCAGCAGCTATTAAGACCATCAATAAATGCTTTTTCAAAAATCAAGACAATACCTTATTTTAActcatttgcattatttatttcaaaaaggtCTTAAAATACTTGTATATGAAATTGCAAAAACAATTTCTGATGGGTAGATATGTAATGTTCATGaaacatttctattatttttataggAATTGAACTATTGTTTTAGATGCATCTTAATTCCAACAActtgaaacatatatacatatatctttgaaGTCTCTAAGGTAAAACATTGCTGTAAACTATGCTGACGTTTTTATAGtaattgttttatgtatttacatGGTGTAGTACTTTTGGAACATTTTCAAATGGAGAATGGGCATTTAAGTTTTTCAAAAtgataagaaaacatttaaaataagtaataatagagaattatagaaaaagaagaaacaccaGCATATCATAaagaagaaatatgtctgacCATATGAGAAAGGCACTAGTTCTTTTAAAGCCTAAACTTTCACTGCTCCATAAAATTAAGAGGGCTATAAAAAGTAATGTCAAAAGTATAGCAAACATTTGCTAATATTATAGAACATCAGACAGTAACATAATAAATATGAATACCAAAATGTGTGAAGAATACAAGGTAAGTAGAACATCCAATCAACATAAACACATGGGTAGTAATGAGCAGTGGAAATCACCCAAAtatatgcaaaactataaaatcaaAGAGCTTTGTAATTAACTACCAGTTAGAAAGAATTTTGGATATGATTTTGAAAGGTAATTGAACTTTTACTTAGAAACTTAGGTAATCAATAACAAAATTCACTAATTTAACCTTTGCCTTCTCTTTTTCTATGCCCACCTCTTATAGCTAATATGCATAAAACTAGGAACATTCcatacagtagtcatgtacggatgtgagagttggactataaagaaagctgagcaccgaagaattgatgcttttgaactgtggtgttggagaagactcttgagagtcccttggacttcaaggagattcaacaagtccaacctaaaggaaatcagtcctgagtattcactggaaggactgatgctgaagccgaaactccaatactttggcctcctgatgtgcagaactgacttgtaggaaaagaccctgatgctgggaaatattgaaagcaggaggagaaggggacgacagaggatgagaaggttgaatgacatcactgactcaatggacttgagtttgagcaagctctgggagttggtgatgggcagagaagcttggcgtgctgcagtccatggggtcgcaaagagtcggacatggttgagccactgaactgagcaACATTCAGGCAGTTGTTTGAAGCAGAATTAAGACATATGTATAAGCCTAAACTGAATAACAAGGATCCTGATAATTTAGTTTGTTTACTCCTCACATCTGGAAAATAATAGCCAGAGTAAAAGTCCACATGAGATTCCTTCGTACAGAAGGCCAGATGCAGACAAAGCTGTGTACTTAAAAGAGACTTAAAAATatcccaaacatttaaaaatgtttctttatttgtagAAACTCTTGGTTTTACTTTCTGTCAattcaaagtataaaatatagaagcatcagttcagttcagttcagtcgctcagtcgtgtccgactctttgcgatgccatgaatcataacatgccaggcctccctgtccatcaccaactcctggagtttaccaaactcatgtccattgagttgcgataccatctagccatctcatcctctgttgtctccttctcc carries:
- the ERMN gene encoding ermin, which produces MTDVPVTFSQVECNGDTPPENGQQKITKITEEASDVDGTPPYCRVEPRLDVPTERNQEKSEKLQEDILLSSSMDEKILKEKPEEKLYVVRKAITDLSLQETSVDEMALREGHQWEKIPLSSSNQEISRQRESISEQPLEEREDEELENTALQATEIEWLGFQKPSQVDASHSKQDEEQEIWDEEINNDDDDDCKDDEDEVRVIEFKKKNEEDTQLKEEGDASEDSPLSSPSSQPVTPDEQPTFGKKGDFSRNAYSRYNTISYRKIRKGNTKQRIDEFESMIN